A region from the Paludicola sp. MB14-C6 genome encodes:
- a CDS encoding aldo/keto reductase, whose amino-acid sequence MIYRKFGNTGENISALGFGCMRLPEIEENGVWTVDYDKSTEMLRHAYDLGVNYFDTAYYYCHENSEIAVGKALKPIRDKVLISTKCPLENVKVKEDYRKMLEKSLAKLDTDYIDFYHFWAINRKVFDEKIMGLGLIEEALKLKAEGKIRHISFSFHDDPIHIKHIIDTAPELETMLVQYNLIDRSNEEMIAYAASKGLGVLAMGPVGGGRLAAPTELYKKLTGKESIATYELAFRFVLGNPNISCALSGMENIEMVDKNVAVASLEEPMSEKKWSELTTAIENVKKFSELYCTGCGYCQPCPKGIEIPKLFGAYTYHNVYGLNELAKKEFTAYCEGTDDKKGALSSECINCGYCERKCPQKLKIRDLLKKVESALSQL is encoded by the coding sequence ATGATTTATCGTAAATTTGGGAACACCGGTGAGAACATTTCGGCATTAGGCTTTGGATGTATGCGTTTACCTGAAATCGAAGAGAATGGCGTTTGGACTGTTGATTATGACAAATCTACTGAAATGCTTCGTCATGCATATGATCTTGGCGTAAATTACTTTGATACAGCATACTACTACTGCCATGAAAATTCCGAGATTGCAGTTGGCAAAGCATTAAAGCCAATTCGTGATAAGGTGCTAATTTCTACAAAATGTCCACTTGAAAATGTTAAAGTAAAAGAAGACTATCGAAAAATGCTTGAAAAAAGCCTTGCCAAGCTTGATACAGATTATATTGATTTTTACCATTTTTGGGCAATCAATCGAAAAGTTTTTGATGAAAAAATTATGGGATTGGGACTAATTGAGGAAGCTTTGAAATTAAAAGCAGAGGGTAAAATTCGTCATATTTCTTTCTCTTTCCATGATGATCCTATCCATATCAAACATATTATAGATACTGCTCCTGAATTGGAGACCATGCTGGTTCAATATAATTTAATAGACCGTTCCAATGAAGAAATGATTGCGTATGCTGCAAGCAAAGGTTTAGGTGTTCTTGCAATGGGACCTGTTGGTGGCGGACGTCTAGCTGCTCCAACTGAATTGTATAAAAAGCTAACCGGTAAAGAATCGATTGCAACTTATGAATTGGCATTTCGTTTTGTACTTGGAAACCCTAACATATCTTGTGCATTATCTGGTATGGAAAACATAGAAATGGTCGATAAAAATGTTGCCGTTGCTTCTTTAGAAGAGCCAATGAGCGAAAAAAAATGGTCCGAGCTTACTACAGCAATCGAAAACGTCAAGAAGTTTTCAGAACTGTATTGTACCGGTTGCGGCTATTGCCAACCTTGCCCTAAAGGAATTGAAATTCCAAAACTGTTTGGTGCATATACTTATCACAATGTGTATGGACTCAATGAGCTCGCAAAAAAAGAATTTACTGCATACTGCGAAGGCACTGACGATAAAAAAGGGGCTTTATCCAGTGAATGTATAAATTGTGGCTACTGTGAAAGAAAATGTCCACAAAAACTTAAAATTAGAGATTTACTTAAAAAAGTGGAATCTGCTTTATCTCAATTATAA
- a CDS encoding aminopeptidase: protein MENEKSIGQKLQDELLINRKNGGIIFSDEELKKVDAYCEGYKKFLDDGKTEREVVINALEAAKKHGFVEFELNKKYAAGDKVYYNNRGKALILAIYGTEPIEKGVNIMASHIDSPRIDLKCRPLYEEAEIAYFKTHYYGGIKKYQWTAMPLSLHGVVIKADGTPVTICIGEDETDPVFCITDLLPHLAQDQMKRTVAEAIKGEELNVVVGSRPFKDDAASEKVKLNIMKAIFEKYDIVESDFLSAELELVPAFKAKDIGFDRSLVGAYGQDDRVCAYTSFTATLEAKDVKRTLVTILADKEEVGSDGNTGLNSSYLKYFIADLAKPFGIEGRTVLSHSKCLSADVNAAFDPTFPEVTEKKNVAYVNYGVVVTKYTGARGKSGTSDASAEFVGEVNRMLTKEGVLWQHGELGKVDQGGGGTVAAYVANLNVDVIDIGVPVLSMHAPFEMTSKIDVYSTYKAFTAFAKHV from the coding sequence ATGGAAAACGAAAAAAGCATTGGTCAAAAACTTCAAGACGAGCTTTTGATTAACAGAAAAAACGGTGGCATTATTTTTAGTGATGAAGAGCTAAAAAAAGTTGATGCTTATTGTGAAGGCTACAAAAAATTCCTTGACGATGGAAAAACAGAGCGTGAAGTTGTTATCAACGCTTTAGAAGCTGCAAAAAAACATGGCTTCGTTGAATTTGAATTGAACAAAAAATATGCTGCCGGTGACAAAGTTTATTACAATAACCGTGGCAAAGCTTTAATTCTTGCTATCTATGGAACAGAGCCAATTGAAAAAGGTGTAAACATTATGGCTTCTCATATTGATTCTCCTAGAATTGACTTAAAATGCAGACCACTATACGAAGAAGCTGAAATTGCTTACTTTAAAACCCATTACTACGGCGGTATTAAAAAATATCAATGGACAGCAATGCCTTTATCATTACATGGTGTTGTAATTAAAGCCGATGGTACACCAGTTACCATTTGCATAGGTGAAGACGAAACAGATCCTGTTTTCTGTATTACTGATTTACTTCCTCACTTAGCACAAGATCAAATGAAACGCACTGTTGCAGAAGCTATTAAAGGTGAAGAGCTAAACGTTGTTGTTGGTTCAAGACCATTTAAAGATGATGCTGCAAGTGAAAAAGTAAAACTAAACATCATGAAAGCTATTTTTGAAAAATACGATATCGTTGAAAGCGATTTCTTATCTGCTGAATTAGAATTAGTTCCAGCTTTCAAAGCAAAAGATATCGGTTTTGACCGCAGCTTAGTTGGTGCTTATGGTCAAGATGACCGTGTTTGTGCTTACACATCTTTCACAGCTACTTTAGAAGCAAAAGACGTGAAACGTACTCTTGTTACAATTCTAGCTGACAAAGAAGAAGTTGGTAGTGACGGTAACACAGGTCTAAACTCTTCTTACTTAAAATACTTTATTGCTGATTTAGCAAAGCCATTCGGCATTGAAGGCAGAACTGTTTTATCCCATTCAAAATGTCTATCTGCTGATGTTAACGCTGCATTTGACCCAACATTCCCAGAAGTTACTGAAAAGAAAAACGTAGCTTATGTAAACTATGGTGTTGTTGTAACAAAATACACTGGTGCTAGAGGTAAATCTGGTACTTCTGATGCTTCTGCTGAATTTGTTGGCGAAGTGAACAGAATGCTTACAAAAGAAGGCGTTCTATGGCAACATGGTGAATTAGGTAAAGTTGACCAAGGCGGTGGCGGAACTGTTGCGGCTTACGTTGCAAACTTAAACGTTGATGTTATTGATATCGGTGTTCCTGTATTATCTATGCATGCTCCATTCGAAATGACATCTAAAATCGACGTTTACTCCACTTATAAAGCATTCACTGCTTTCGCAAAACACGTTTAA
- a CDS encoding lytic transglycosylase domain-containing protein — translation MVIKLKWKPIIIVLILITLVILGWVGIQYSQRHFLKLVYKTDYSDIVTTYAKQYDLDPYLIYAVIKTESDFKKDAVSNVGARGLMQVMNDTYQWVNTKLKDKETSYDDMFEPDKNIKYGAFLLDYLVDEFKDYEAAIAAYHAGRGAVNNWLKDSKYSSNGKTLDKIPISDTDHYVHKVMKSYYKYKSIYENKGE, via the coding sequence ATGGTAATTAAACTCAAATGGAAACCTATTATTATTGTACTTATTCTAATTACACTTGTAATCTTAGGATGGGTTGGTATTCAATACAGCCAAAGACATTTTTTAAAACTAGTCTATAAAACAGATTATAGTGACATTGTAACCACCTATGCGAAGCAATATGATTTGGATCCCTATCTCATTTACGCTGTTATCAAAACGGAAAGTGATTTCAAAAAAGATGCGGTTTCCAACGTTGGTGCAAGAGGTCTCATGCAAGTAATGAATGATACGTATCAATGGGTAAATACTAAGCTGAAAGATAAAGAAACATCATATGATGATATGTTTGAACCAGACAAAAACATAAAATATGGTGCGTTCTTGCTTGATTACCTTGTTGATGAATTCAAAGATTACGAAGCAGCCATTGCAGCATATCACGCTGGACGAGGTGCGGTAAATAATTGGTTAAAGGATTCGAAATATTCAAGCAACGGTAAAACGTTAGATAAAATTCCTATCAGCGATACCGACCATTATGTGCATAAGGTTATGAAAAGTTATTATAAATATAAATCAATCTATGAAAATAAAGGAGAATAA
- the coaE gene encoding dephospho-CoA kinase (Dephospho-CoA kinase (CoaE) performs the final step in coenzyme A biosynthesis.) gives MRQHNAFIVGLTGQSGAGKTTVCDYFTSIGFGVINCDLLSREVVSDGSNCLNDLVSIFSESILNEDQTLNRKELARIVFKDEGMLQILNETIFPYILAKLNQKILELANQNYKIIIIDAPTLFESGANSLCDTIISILAKQEIRIARIMSRDSLTKENALLRINSQHSDEYFIQHSDYIVYNNGNTVDLITKLNTIANQIKERCNGN, from the coding sequence ATGAGACAACATAATGCTTTCATCGTAGGCTTAACCGGACAAAGCGGTGCCGGAAAAACTACAGTATGTGACTATTTTACCTCGATTGGATTTGGCGTTATCAATTGCGATTTACTTTCAAGAGAAGTGGTTTCAGATGGTTCCAATTGCTTAAATGACTTGGTTTCTATATTTTCCGAAAGCATTTTAAACGAAGATCAAACCTTAAATAGAAAAGAGCTGGCACGCATTGTTTTTAAGGATGAGGGTATGCTACAAATATTAAATGAAACCATATTCCCCTACATCTTAGCAAAGCTGAATCAAAAGATTTTAGAACTGGCAAATCAAAACTATAAAATTATTATTATCGATGCACCTACACTATTTGAAAGTGGTGCAAATTCGCTTTGCGATACTATTATATCGATTTTAGCAAAACAAGAAATTCGGATTGCCCGCATCATGAGCCGTGATAGTCTTACAAAAGAAAATGCGCTATTACGAATTAACTCGCAACATAGCGACGAATATTTTATTCAACACTCCGACTATATTGTTTATAATAATGGAAACACGGTAGATTTGATTACAAAATTAAACACCATAGCAAATCAAATAAAGGAGCGTTGCAATGGTAATTAA
- a CDS encoding L-threonylcarbamoyladenylate synthase produces MDTKVLIPTEENIAYAAELLNKGEVVGMPTETVYGLAANAYDENAVEKIFKAKGRPQDNPLIVHINSMDMLNDLVENIPQIAYKLASKFWPGPLTMIFHKSDKIPLAVTAGLSTIAIRYPSNKVACMLIEESGLPLAAPSANLSGRPSPTTANHVFNDLNTKIPAILDGGPCEFGLESTVVLLAEDKVILLRPGAITLEMLKEVVPNVEVNKGVLHQVADDEEVASPGMKHTHYSPRANVCIIDSNFEQFKKYIEAHKDENLGAMVFDGEELELDVPCVTFGDEDDSIIQAKLLFNSLRAIDNLGVDRIYARMPDVNGIGLAIYNRLIRAAGFEVIQL; encoded by the coding sequence TTGGACACAAAAGTGTTAATTCCAACGGAAGAAAACATTGCATATGCAGCTGAATTGCTAAACAAAGGCGAAGTAGTTGGTATGCCAACCGAAACAGTATATGGACTTGCTGCAAATGCGTATGATGAAAATGCCGTTGAAAAAATATTTAAAGCAAAAGGACGACCACAAGATAATCCCCTAATTGTCCATATCAATTCAATGGATATGCTCAATGATTTGGTCGAAAATATTCCGCAAATAGCATATAAATTAGCAAGCAAATTTTGGCCCGGCCCACTCACTATGATATTTCATAAAAGCGATAAAATTCCACTTGCAGTTACTGCGGGCTTAAGCACAATTGCTATTCGATACCCATCCAATAAAGTGGCTTGTATGCTAATTGAAGAATCAGGACTACCACTTGCTGCCCCATCCGCTAACTTATCTGGACGCCCAAGTCCGACGACTGCTAACCATGTATTCAATGACTTAAATACCAAAATACCTGCTATTTTAGATGGTGGGCCTTGTGAATTTGGATTAGAATCGACTGTTGTTTTACTGGCAGAAGACAAGGTTATCTTACTTCGCCCAGGTGCAATTACGCTTGAAATGTTAAAAGAAGTTGTTCCTAATGTAGAAGTAAACAAAGGCGTTTTGCATCAAGTTGCAGATGACGAAGAAGTAGCTTCTCCTGGAATGAAGCATACACATTATTCCCCCAGAGCAAACGTTTGTATTATCGACAGCAACTTTGAACAGTTTAAAAAATATATCGAAGCTCATAAAGATGAAAACTTAGGTGCAATGGTATTTGACGGTGAAGAATTGGAATTAGATGTTCCTTGCGTTACATTTGGCGATGAAGATGATAGTATTATTCAAGCAAAACTACTGTTCAACAGCCTACGTGCAATTGATAATTTGGGCGTTGACCGTATTTATGCTAGAATGCCTGATGTTAATGGTATTGGACTTGCAATCTATAATCGTTTAATTCGTGCTGCCGGATTTGAGGTTATTCAACTATGA
- the prfA gene encoding peptide chain release factor 1, with product MFDKLELTQKRFDEINEKLMDPNIINDNQQYKQLMKEYKNLTPVVEKFITYKEQKASFEEAKEMLQDGGLDKDFKEIVQEQYDESKEQMGILAEELKILLLPKDPNDDKNVIVEIRGGAGGDEAALFANSLFRMYSMYAEAKGWKVEVIDINETELGGIKEVSFSINAEGAYSRLKFESGVHRVQRVPETESQGRVHTSTVTVAVLPEAEEVDIEINPADIQMEAFRSGGAGGQNVNKVSSAVRLTHIPSGVVVSCQTERSQLQNRENCMKMLRSKLLEEKIQQQNSKISAERKSQVGTGDRSERIRTYNYPQGRLTDHRINYTSYRLEDNLNGNIDDLIDALITADQALKLAASED from the coding sequence ATGTTTGACAAACTTGAATTAACCCAAAAACGTTTTGATGAAATCAACGAAAAACTAATGGACCCTAATATTATTAACGACAATCAACAATATAAGCAACTAATGAAAGAATATAAAAACCTAACTCCTGTTGTTGAGAAGTTTATAACCTATAAAGAGCAAAAAGCTTCTTTTGAAGAAGCAAAAGAGATGTTACAAGATGGCGGTTTAGATAAGGATTTTAAAGAAATCGTTCAAGAACAATATGACGAAAGCAAAGAGCAAATGGGTATCTTAGCAGAAGAATTAAAAATCCTTCTGCTTCCGAAAGACCCAAATGACGATAAAAACGTTATCGTTGAAATTCGTGGTGGTGCCGGTGGCGATGAGGCTGCATTATTTGCAAATTCACTATTTAGAATGTATTCTATGTATGCTGAAGCAAAAGGTTGGAAAGTTGAAGTGATCGACATCAACGAAACCGAATTAGGCGGCATAAAAGAAGTAAGCTTCTCTATTAATGCTGAAGGAGCATACTCTCGATTAAAATTCGAAAGCGGCGTTCATCGTGTACAACGTGTTCCCGAAACTGAATCTCAAGGCCGTGTTCATACTTCAACTGTAACGGTTGCAGTTTTACCGGAAGCAGAAGAAGTTGATATTGAAATCAATCCGGCAGATATTCAAATGGAGGCATTCCGTTCTGGCGGCGCAGGCGGACAAAACGTAAATAAAGTGTCTTCTGCAGTTCGTCTTACCCACATTCCTTCCGGCGTTGTTGTTTCTTGCCAAACAGAGCGAAGCCAATTGCAAAACCGTGAAAACTGTATGAAAATGCTGCGTTCTAAGTTGCTTGAAGAAAAAATCCAACAACAAAATTCAAAAATTTCTGCTGAAAGAAAGTCTCAAGTTGGTACTGGTGACCGTTCTGAACGTATTAGAACTTACAACTATCCACAAGGTCGATTAACTGACCACCGTATCAACTACACCTCATATCGCTTAGAGGATAACCTAAACGGAAATATTGATGACCTCATCGATGCTTTAATCACTGCTGATCAAGCTTTAAAACTTGCTGCAAGCGAAGATTAA
- a CDS encoding DUF951 domain-containing protein, with translation MKYDNLHGGFVIVDIQLNDQLIMKKNHPCGENKFRVLRIGMDFKLRCEKCNHEFMVPRNKIEKNIKRVVREET, from the coding sequence ATGAAATATGATAATTTGCATGGAGGTTTTGTAATAGTGGATATCCAATTAAATGACCAGCTTATTATGAAAAAAAATCATCCCTGCGGTGAAAATAAATTTAGAGTCCTTCGTATTGGAATGGATTTTAAATTACGTTGCGAAAAATGTAATCATGAATTTATGGTACCACGAAATAAAATTGAAAAAAATATCAAACGTGTGGTACGTGAAGAGACATAG
- a CDS encoding S1 RNA-binding domain-containing protein yields MEKYLPEGYQTTIGQQCCFKNMQQVNDALATGKILEARAIVCDSEHNLIVDLGFMKGIIPREECAIGISEGVTRDIAIISRVNKPVCFKITSIKSDVKFKPYAILSRKLVQLECQDEYIGKLTPGDVIKGKITHLEPFGCFVDIGCGIISLLPIDAISVSRISHPKDRFTIGQNINVVVKSIAEDGKICLSHKELLGSWEENASRFSNGETVAGIIRSVESYGVFVELAPNLAGLAELKDGVQVGQHASVYIKSLIPERMKIKLIIVDAFDAPYQNEEFEYYITSGHIERFQYSPDSSPKVIETIFE; encoded by the coding sequence ATGGAAAAATATTTACCTGAAGGATATCAAACTACCATAGGACAACAATGTTGCTTTAAAAATATGCAGCAAGTAAACGATGCATTAGCAACAGGCAAAATTTTGGAGGCAAGGGCAATTGTATGCGATAGTGAACATAATTTAATTGTGGATTTAGGATTTATGAAGGGAATTATTCCAAGAGAAGAGTGCGCAATAGGTATTAGTGAAGGAGTAACACGTGATATTGCAATTATTTCAAGAGTTAATAAACCCGTGTGTTTTAAAATAACCTCAATCAAATCGGATGTTAAGTTCAAACCATATGCTATTCTTTCAAGAAAATTAGTACAATTGGAATGTCAAGATGAGTATATTGGTAAGCTGACACCAGGAGATGTAATCAAGGGAAAAATCACACATCTAGAGCCTTTTGGCTGCTTTGTTGATATTGGTTGCGGTATTATTTCACTTTTACCTATTGACGCTATTTCAGTTTCTCGTATCTCCCATCCAAAGGATCGGTTTACAATTGGCCAAAATATTAACGTTGTTGTAAAATCTATTGCGGAAGACGGAAAGATCTGTTTATCACATAAAGAATTACTTGGTTCTTGGGAAGAAAATGCGAGCCGATTCAGTAATGGGGAAACGGTTGCAGGTATTATTCGATCTGTAGAAAGCTATGGCGTTTTTGTGGAGTTAGCACCTAATCTTGCAGGCCTTGCAGAATTGAAAGATGGTGTGCAGGTAGGTCAGCACGCCAGCGTATACATAAAAAGCTTAATTCCGGAACGAATGAAAATTAAGTTAATTATTGTTGATGCGTTTGATGCTCCATATCAAAATGAAGAATTTGAGTATTATATTACGAGTGGACATATTGAACGATTCCAATATTCGCCGGACTCAAGCCCGAAAGTAATTGAAACTATATTTGAATAA
- a CDS encoding alpha/beta hydrolase has protein sequence MFQDVINGSYGTHERHKFDFFRANSDKPTPLIVYIHGGGFIMGDKSDYPKEDKEQCLNNTISYATINYPFIMHKPLHEILSDIANAISFLKKNAQEFNISPNQIGCYGCSAGAGASLFLAGINNHSQDETATFHLPADATIMAAGLYDTQSTYDFYKWAKLLNVSPNDIILFQNQFDFCPNYSLDLVYHSSIRSENDFFNEQVVQYRSFLDLIDHISSNTPPIYINCSVNSDNTNDLLHAQVFSKQVYDRCCQCGVSVKLYTPECNENKESFVDFFISLIKK, from the coding sequence ATGTTTCAAGATGTGATAAACGGTAGCTACGGTACTCATGAAAGACATAAATTCGATTTCTTTCGAGCTAATTCCGATAAACCAACTCCGTTGATTGTATACATTCATGGTGGTGGATTTATTATGGGTGATAAATCCGATTATCCCAAAGAAGATAAAGAACAATGTCTAAATAATACTATTTCTTATGCCACTATCAATTATCCTTTCATTATGCATAAACCGCTTCATGAAATTTTATCCGATATTGCAAATGCTATTTCTTTTTTGAAAAAGAATGCACAAGAGTTCAACATTAGCCCAAATCAAATTGGATGTTATGGTTGTTCTGCAGGTGCAGGAGCGAGCTTATTTCTTGCCGGTATCAACAATCATTCACAAGATGAAACAGCCACATTTCATCTCCCGGCTGATGCAACTATTATGGCAGCCGGTCTTTACGATACCCAATCTACATATGACTTTTATAAATGGGCAAAACTATTAAATGTTTCACCTAATGATATCATTTTATTTCAAAATCAATTTGATTTTTGCCCAAATTATAGTTTAGATTTAGTATACCATTCCTCTATTCGAAGTGAAAATGATTTTTTTAACGAACAAGTTGTTCAATATCGTTCTTTCTTAGACCTTATTGACCACATTAGCTCAAATACGCCACCTATTTATATTAACTGCAGTGTGAACTCAGATAACACAAATGATTTATTACATGCACAAGTTTTTTCAAAACAAGTATATGATCGATGTTGTCAATGTGGTGTATCGGTAAAGCTTTACACGCCTGAATGTAATGAAAATAAAGAAAGCTTTGTTGATTTCTTTATTTCGCTAATAAAAAAATGA
- a CDS encoding sigma-70 family RNA polymerase sigma factor produces the protein MESIPETEKEQFQHMVNQYKDTVYKIAFTYSKNKADADDLFQEVFLQYLKSKPAFENKEHEKAWFIRVTINKSKNLLSSAWFKKSQPLDDVFVFEAKEDSELFYAVLALPEKYRIAIHLYYYEDYSIKEIAKLTGTKETTIQTRLQRARSLLKVKLERSYSDEQRTVSQSV, from the coding sequence ATGGAATCTATACCAGAAACGGAAAAAGAACAATTTCAGCATATGGTTAATCAGTACAAAGATACTGTTTACAAAATTGCTTTTACCTATTCCAAAAACAAAGCAGATGCAGACGACTTGTTTCAGGAAGTATTTTTACAATATTTAAAATCAAAGCCAGCCTTTGAAAATAAAGAACATGAAAAAGCTTGGTTTATACGAGTTACCATCAACAAATCAAAAAATCTATTATCATCTGCTTGGTTTAAAAAGTCCCAACCATTAGATGATGTTTTTGTCTTTGAAGCCAAAGAAGATAGTGAATTATTTTATGCTGTTTTAGCGTTACCCGAAAAATATCGCATTGCAATTCATCTTTACTACTACGAAGACTATTCCATTAAAGAGATTGCAAAACTAACAGGAACAAAGGAAACAACCATTCAAACAAGACTACAACGTGCAAGAAGCTTGTTAAAAGTGAAACTGGAAAGGAGCTATTCTGATGAACAAAGAACAGTATCACAAAGCGTTTAG
- a CDS encoding ROK family transcriptional regulator: protein MKAGNQTLLKKNNQRAITNYIIENGPISRADLSKVLKISKPTVSANIAELLEMNLLQEIGYGEIDIGKKPMLIDFNRNFQYVLAFDFISFYTKNIVSVALCNLYCEIIFNEMVHLGEDFSKETMYEQFPKELQNILAKYNISTDRIGIFVLTAPTIAYDDKHLRFECGNGDIINLAEIFLTNFPNKIVVKNDINLAALGEKYFGVGKEANNLMFVWAGVAVGGGIILNSQLYEGSHNYGGELANTTLYDEMKGKYVFLKDFLSYEGIHEYIEFNKEDAQKSMIADKLFSRKLSLDALITAAQTGDEFCVNYAKFIAKKVSSTVCNIAFTLDLDMIIIGGEFSRFGHIFIDEFVKIFERIDFNKTEVKTPMYSNSAMYGAFKCGIDYIINNLIS, encoded by the coding sequence ATGAAAGCAGGAAATCAAACTCTGCTAAAGAAAAATAATCAACGTGCTATTACGAATTATATCATTGAAAACGGTCCAATCTCAAGGGCGGATTTATCGAAAGTATTAAAAATCAGTAAGCCTACTGTTTCTGCAAATATTGCCGAACTATTAGAAATGAATTTGTTACAAGAAATAGGATATGGCGAAATAGATATTGGTAAGAAACCTATGCTTATAGATTTTAATCGTAATTTTCAATATGTTTTAGCGTTCGACTTTATTAGCTTTTATACTAAAAATATTGTTTCAGTAGCCTTATGTAATCTTTATTGTGAAATCATTTTTAATGAAATGGTTCATTTAGGTGAAGATTTTTCAAAAGAAACGATGTATGAGCAATTTCCAAAAGAACTACAAAATATTCTAGCTAAATATAATATATCAACAGATCGGATTGGAATTTTTGTTTTAACAGCTCCTACTATTGCTTATGATGACAAGCATCTTCGTTTTGAATGTGGTAACGGCGACATCATAAATCTTGCTGAAATATTCTTAACAAACTTTCCAAATAAAATTGTTGTTAAAAACGATATTAACCTAGCAGCACTCGGAGAGAAATATTTTGGTGTAGGTAAAGAGGCCAATAATTTAATGTTCGTTTGGGCGGGAGTTGCTGTTGGAGGCGGAATTATTTTAAACAGCCAATTATATGAAGGTTCACATAATTATGGCGGTGAGCTAGCCAACACGACTTTATATGATGAAATGAAAGGCAAGTATGTTTTCTTAAAAGATTTTCTTTCTTATGAAGGTATTCATGAATACATAGAGTTTAACAAAGAGGACGCACAAAAATCAATGATCGCAGATAAATTATTTTCAAGAAAGCTTTCTTTGGATGCGTTGATTACTGCAGCCCAAACAGGCGATGAATTTTGTGTGAATTACGCTAAGTTCATTGCAAAAAAAGTAAGCTCAACAGTATGTAATATTGCATTTACACTTGATCTTGATATGATTATTATCGGGGGAGAATTCTCTCGATTCGGCCATATTTTTATTGATGAATTTGTAAAAATATTTGAGCGTATTGATTTTAACAAAACCGAAGTCAAAACACCGATGTACAGCAATTCAGCCATGTATGGTGCTTTCAAATGCGGTATTGATTACATTATCAATAATTTAATTTCTTAA
- the trmB gene encoding tRNA (guanosine(46)-N7)-methyltransferase TrmB, protein MRMRTKKWARPELEVCPFYLKAPQDNKGKWKYAYKKQQPLWLELGCGKGYFLAQIASENQDKNFLAIDLSSDMLGLTKRNIEKMYAEKKLPTENVMITWQNIERIKNIIDGDIFERIYINFCNPWHKPSQYKKRLTHPRQLMNYREFLQNDGEIWFKTDDDGLFNHSLGYFEECGFEIIYKTYDLHESGFEPNYITEHEEMYTKEGIKIKFLIAKKVKLVVSESNVELQKEC, encoded by the coding sequence ATGCGAATGAGAACAAAAAAATGGGCTAGGCCGGAATTGGAAGTTTGCCCTTTTTATTTAAAAGCACCTCAAGATAATAAGGGAAAGTGGAAGTATGCTTATAAAAAGCAACAACCACTGTGGCTAGAGCTTGGCTGTGGAAAAGGATATTTTTTAGCACAAATTGCTTCAGAAAATCAAGATAAAAACTTTTTAGCAATTGACCTAAGCAGTGATATGCTTGGCTTAACCAAACGGAATATTGAAAAAATGTATGCAGAAAAAAAGCTACCGACTGAAAATGTAATGATAACATGGCAGAATATTGAAAGAATAAAGAATATTATAGATGGAGATATATTTGAACGTATCTATATTAACTTTTGCAATCCTTGGCATAAACCGAGCCAATATAAAAAAAGGCTTACTCATCCACGTCAGTTAATGAATTATCGTGAGTTCTTACAAAATGACGGTGAGATATGGTTTAAAACAGATGATGATGGATTATTCAATCATTCTTTAGGTTATTTTGAAGAATGTGGTTTTGAAATAATTTATAAAACATATGATTTGCATGAGAGCGGGTTTGAGCCGAACTATATAACAGAGCATGAAGAGATGTATACAAAAGAGGGTATCAAAATCAAATTTTTGATTGCTAAAAAAGTAAAGCTTGTAGTAAGCGAGTCAAACGTAGAACTCCAGAAAGAGTGCTAA